The Ziziphus jujuba cultivar Dongzao chromosome 7, ASM3175591v1 genome includes a region encoding these proteins:
- the LOC107424563 gene encoding uncharacterized protein LOC107424563, whose protein sequence is MGFGALRSIARPLSRTLLSRASTCSTTSFAATSASPKFELRLVLGGSFRSQAPWFPISNHLHSLTDTRFPKRRPTDKPRRKRASLRPPGPYAWIQSVPGESLLATKPNEGSVKRRNEKKRMRLRHAFILAEKKKRKAQLQEAKRKKNIKRIERKMAAVARERAWTQRLADLQQLEEEKKKSAA, encoded by the exons ATGGGATTTGGAGCCCTAAGGTCCATTGCTCGTCCCCTATCGCGAACTCTACTATCCCGCGCCTCCACTTGTTCAACGACGTCGTTTGCCGCCACTTCTGCATCCCCGAAATTCGAGCTCCGATTGGTTTTGGGCGGCTCGTTTCGCAGTCAAGCTCCATGGTTTCCAATTTCAAACCATTTGCACAGCTTGACCGACACTCGATTCCCGAAGCGAAGGCCCACTGATAAACCCCGTCGAAAAAGGGCCAGCTTGAGACCTCCAG GACCATACGCCTGGATTCAGAGTGTTCCTGGTGAGTCTTTACTTGCCACTAAACCCAATGAAGGAAGTGTGAAAAGAAGGAACGAGAAGAAGCGGATGAGGTTACGCCATGCATTTATACTG gcagaaaaaaagaaacggaAAGCTCAATTGCAAGAGGCTAAAAGGAAGAAGAATATTAAGAGGATAGAGCGTAAAATGGCTGCAGTGGCTAGGGAAAGGGCATGGACCCAAAGACTGGCAGACTTGCAGCAACtcgaagaagaaaagaaaaaatctgcAGCTTAG
- the LOC107424558 gene encoding D-2-hydroxyglutarate dehydrogenase, mitochondrial isoform X2, with translation MQNWGRTRRFLIYPAVNFLNNRRSNPIAANPVFNSAFGIRSAIRFQHRGFGSDATKIQRNPLFSTLNSEDISYFKGVLGEKNVIQDEERLLTANTDWMHKYRGSSKLLLQPRSTEEVSQILKYCNSRSLAVVPQGGNTGLVGGSVPVFDEVVINVSLMNNIISFDKVSGILVCEAGCILENLITFLDTQGYIMPLDLGAKGSSQIGGNVSTNAGGLRLVRYGSLHGNVLGLEVVLANGDVLDMLGTLRKDNTGYDLKHLFIGSEGSLGIVTKVSILTPPKLSAVNVAFLACKDYFSCQKLLVEAKWKLGEILSAFEFLDNLAMDLVLNHLEGVRNPLPPSLHSFYVLIETTGSDEAYSKEKLEAFLLHAMGAGLITDGALAQDINQASSFWLIREGLPEALMKAGAVYKYDLSLPIENMYNLVEEMRIRLGESATVVAYGHLGDGNLHLNISTPQYEDKILAQIEPYVYEWTSKHRGSISAEHGLGLMKANEIFYSKPTNVVHLMGSIKKALDPKGILNPYKVLPHSLSSSS, from the exons ATGCAGAACTGGGGAAGAACTCGTCGTTTTCTGATATATCCTGCAGTTAACTTCCTCAATAATCGTCGATCAAATCCTATCGCTGCTAATCCAGTTTTCAATTCTGCTTTCG GAATTAGGAGTGCAATCAGATTCCAGCACCGAGGCTTTGGTTCAGACGCCACGAAGATTCAGAGGAATCCTTTGTTTTCGACGTTGAATTCTGAGGATATAAGCTATTTCAAAGGTGTATTAGGCGAGAAAAATGTAATTCAGGATGAAGAGAGGCTGCTGACTGCAAATACTGATTGGATGCACAAGTATAGAGGCTCAAGTAAGCTTCTGCTGCAGCCTAGGAGCACCGAGGAg GTCTCTCAGATTCTTAAATACTGTAATTCCAGAAGCTTGGCAGTTGTACCTCAAGGTGGAAATACGGGTCTAGTAGGCGGAAGTGTTCCTGTTTTTGATGAA GTTGTTATCAATGTCAGTTTGATGAATAACATTATATCTTTCGACAAG GTTAGTGGTATACTGGTATGTGAAGCGGGGTGTATATTGGAAAACCTGATAACTTTCCTAGATACCCAAGG ATATATTATGCCACTGGACTTAGGTGCAAAAGGTAGCAGCCAGATTGGTGGAAATGTTTCAACTAATGCAGGCGGTCTGCGCCTTGTCCGCTATGGATCGCTTCATGGGAATGTACTTG GTCTTGAAGTTGTTTTAGCAAATGGTGATGTGCTTGACATGCTTGGTACTTTACGTAAAGATAATACTGGGTATGACTTAAAGCATTTAtttatag GAAGTGAAGGGTCCTTGGGAATTGTGACTAAGGTTTCCATACTTACCCCTCCAAAGCTATCTGCAGTTAATGTTGCTTTTTTGGCATGCAAAGACTATTTTAGCTGCCAG AAACTTCTTGTGGAAGCAAAGTGGAAACTTGGGGAGATTCTATCTGCTTTTGAGTTTTTGGACAACTTAGCAATGGATTTG GTTTTGAATCATTTGGAAGGTGTTCGGAATCCATTACCTCCTTCATTGCACAGCTTTTATGTCCTGATTGAAACTACAGGCAGCGATGAAGCTTATAGCAA AGAAAAGCTTGAAGCCTTCCTACTTCATGCAATGGGAGCTGGTTTGATAACTGATGGTGCACTAGCACAAGACATAAACCAAGCATCGTCATTTTGGCTGATACGTGAG GGTTTACCAGAAGCATTGATGAAAGCAGGGGCCGTTTATAAATACGATTTGTCATTGCCCATTGAAAACATGTACAATCTTGTTGAGGAAATGCGAATAAGACTTG GTGAATCAGCTACAGTAGTTGCTTATGGCCATCTTGGAGATGGTAATTTGCATCTTAATATTTCCACTCCACAGTATGAGGATAAG ATTTTGGCACAAATTGAACCTTATGTCTATGAATGGACATCTAAGCATCGTGGGAGTATTAGTGCAGAGCATGGCCTGGGGTTAATGAAAGCTAATGAAATTTTCTACAGCAAGCCAACTAATGTT GTGCATCTAATGGGTTCAATCAAAAAAGCTTTGGACCCTAAAGGAATACTCAATCCGTATAAAGTTCTTCCGCACTCCCTCAGTTCTTCCAGTTGA
- the LOC107424556 gene encoding CDK5RAP1-like protein yields MASTLSSLSSILNQPYCGLRLKLHGLGFRFLSPKAEVFISRCYHHRTSRTLHSCFAFNHSRSFSQSQFPLPNKSDTSSLHHFIAQAALTASETLPDHVPASEISSRGRIYHETYGCQMNINDMEIVLSIMKKAGYSESVDNPESAEIIFINTCAIRDNAEQKVWQRLNYFWFLKRHWKSNVAIGRSQSIRPPKVVVLGCMAERLKDKILDADKMVDVVCGPDAYRDLPRLLEEVDYGQKGINTLLSLEETYADISPVRISKNSVTAFVSVMRGCNNMCSFCIVPFTRGRERSRPVDSIVREVAELWKEGVKEVTLLGQNVNSYNDTSRDENEVEPGTNWKLSEGFSSMSKVKKMGLRFSDLLDRLSREFPGMRFRYTSPHPKDFPDEFLYLMRDRHNICRYIHLPAQSGSTNVLERMRRGYTREAYLDLVQKIRTIIPDVGISSDFICGFCGETEEEHADTLSLIRAVGYDMAYMFAYSMREKTHANRNYPDDVPEEVKQRRLTELIEAFRQSTGQCFDSQVGTVQLVLVEGPNKRAPDTELIGKSDRGHRVSFVSVAVQDRDSDPNAKRNPVVGDYVEVRILKSTRASLFGEALAITRLSSFYNVHEDAVACGSGS; encoded by the exons ATGGCGTCTACGCTGTCGTCGCTCTCGTCAATACTGAACCAGCCTTACTGTGGACTCCGCCTGAAGCTCCACGGTCTCGGATTTCGGTTTCTCTCTCCAAAAGCTGAGGTTTTTATTTCGCGATGCTATCACCACCGTACTTCAAGGACTCTCCATAGTTGTTTCGCTTTCAATCACTCCAGAAGCTTCTCTCAGTCTCAGTTTCCTCTTCCCAACAAGTCCGACACTTCAAGCCTCCACCATTTCATCGCTCAAGCCGCTCTCACTGCTTCCGAAACCCTGCCAGA CCATGTACCAGCCTCTGAAATTTCTTCAAGGGGTCGTATTTATCATGAGACTTATGGATGCCAAATGAATATTAATGACATGGAGATCGTCCTATCGATAATGAAGAAAGCCGGATACAGTGAATCTGTGGATAATCCAGAAAGTGCAGAGATCATTTTTATAAACACTTGTGCTATCAGGGACAATGCAGAGCAGAAAGTGTGGCAGCgacttaattatttttggtttctCAAAAGGCATTGGAAGAGTAATGTTGCTATTGGGAGGTCACAGTCCATTCGCCCACCAAAAGTTGTTGTCTTAGGATGTATGGCTGAGAGGCTAAAGGACAAGATACTAGATGCAGACAAAATGGTTGATGTGGTCTGTGGTCCTGATGCATACAGAGATTTACCACGGTTGCTGGAAGAGGTAGATTATGGTCAGAAAGGGATCAATACTCTTCTTTCACTGGAAGAGACTTATGCTGATATTAGTCCAGTTAGAATCTCCAAAAATTCAGTTACTGCTTTCGTGTCAGTGATGAGGGGTTGCAACAATATGTGTTCGTTTTGCATTGTTCCTTTCACTAGAGGCAGAGAGCGATCGCGTCCAGTTGATTCAATAGTCAGGGAAGTGGCTGAGCTTTGGAAAGAAGGTGTTAAAGAGGTAACACTTCTTGGCCAGAATGTAAACAGCTACAATGACACATCAAGGGATGAGAATGAAGTTGAACCAGGAACTAATTGGAAATTAAGCGAAGGCTTTTCCAGCATGAGTAAGGTGAAAAAAATGGGTTTACGATTTTCTGATCTCTTAGATCGACTTTCCAGAGAATTTCCAGGCATGAGATTCAGATACACGTCTCCGCACCCTAAAGATTTCCCAGATGAATTTCTGTATTTAATGCGAGATAGACATAATATATGCAGATATATACATTTACCTGCACAAAGTGGGAGTACGAATGTGCTGGAAAGAATGCGTCGTGGATACACCCGAGAGGCATACTTGGATCTTGTGCAAAAAATTCGGACAATAATTCCAGATGTGGGGATAAGCAGCGATTTCATATGTG GTTTTTGTGGAGAAACAGAGGAGGAACATGCGGACACACTAAGCCTTATAAGGGCTGTTGGTTATGATATGGCCTACATGTTTGCTTATAGCATGAGGGAAAAAACTCATGCAAATAGAAACTATCCTGATGATGTTCCTGAGGAAGTGAAGCAGAGGAGGCTGACCGAACTTATCGAGGCTTTCCGACAGAGTACAGGTCAATGTTTCGATTCCCAGGTAGGAACTGTTCAACTTGTGTTGGTTGAGGGACCCAATAAGAGAGCTCCAGACACAGAACTTATTGGCAAGAGTGACAGAGGCCATAGGGTTTCATTTGTTAGTGTGGCGGTACAGGATCGAGATTCTGATCCAAATGCTAAACGCAATCCTGTAGTGGGTGACTATGTGGAAGTTCGTATATTGAAATCTACTAGAGCTTCCCTCTTTGGTGAGGCTCTTGCTATAACTAGATTGAGCTCATTTTATAACGTGCATGAAGACGCTGTTGCCTGTGGAAGTGGAAGTTAA
- the LOC107424559 gene encoding 3-epi-6-deoxocathasterone 23-monooxygenase CYP90C1, with protein MEWAIGYWVLVGILVGWYLYKIKKKNREENKLGVPKGNLGWPFVGETLDFIACGYTSKPVSFMEKRRSQYGKVFKTHLLGTPIIVSTDADVNKVVLQNHGNIFIPAYPKSIRELLGKYSILQINGNLQKRLHALLGGFLRSPQFKARITRDVENSVKLCLFPWKDMHLVRVQDETRKITFEVLVKVLMSVCPGEDLNCLKRDFGEFIKGLICLPIKLPGTRLYKSLKAKERMLRIVRRIVEERKLAMENSQEDGTPKDAVDVLLQDDGVGDYSNETQGLSLDFITGNIIEMMIPGEETVPMAMTLAVKYLSDCPVALQELREENMELKQKIDDACGNYSWIDYMSLPFTQNVISETLRMANIINAVWRKALKDVEIKGFLIPKGWCILASFTSIHMDEENYENPYEFDPWRWNCKTGIASANNNNSIFTPFGGGQRLCPGLDLSRLELSIFLHHLVTTYRWVAEKDEIVHFPTVKMKKKLPITVTSISNSKGSI; from the exons ATGGAATGGGCTATAGGTTATTGGGTTTTGGTGGGAATTCTTGTAGGATGGTATTTGTATAAGATCAAGAAGAAAAACAGAGAGGAAAATAAGCTTGGAGTTCCAAAAGGAAATTTAGGTTGGCCTTTTGTAGGAGAAACCCTCGACTTTATTGCTTGCGGCTACACCTCTAAACCTGTCAGCTTCATGGAAAAACGCAGATCTCA GTATGGGAAGGTATTCAAAACACATTTACTTGGAACCCCTATCATAGTTTCCACAGATGCGGACGTGAACAAAGTTGTATTACAGAACCATGGAAACATCTTTATTCCTGCTTATCCAAAATCCATCCGAGAATTGCTTGGTAAATATTCTATTCTCCAAATAAATGGAAACCTTCAAAAGAGATTGCATGCACTTCTCGGTGGTTTTCTCAGATCTCCACAGTTCAAAGCCCGAATCACCAGAGACGTTGAGAACTCTGTCAAACTCTGTTTGTTTCCTTGGAAAGACATGCACCTTGTACGCGTTCAAGATGAAACCCGAAAG ATAACCTTTGAAgttttggttaaagttttaaTGAGCGTTTGTCCTGGTGAAGATTTGAACTGTCTCAAAAGAGACTTTGGAGAATTCATCAAAGGCTTAATCTGCTTACCCATCAAGCTTCCTGGAACAAGATTGTATAAATCTCTCAAG GCTAAGGAAAGGATGTTAAGGATAGTAAGAAGGATAGTTGAGGAAAGAAAATTGGCAATGGAAAATTCACAAGAAGACGGTACACCAAAGGATGCAGTGGACGTGCTATTACAGGATGATGGTGTTGGTGACTACTCAAACGAGACGCAAGGACTATCGTTGGATTTCATCACCGGGAATATCATAGAGATGATGATCCCAGGAGAAGAAACCGTGCCGATGGCGATGACACTGGCTGTCAAATACCTCAGTGACTGCCCTGTCGCTCTACAGGAATTAAGG gaAGAGAACATGGAATTGAAGCAGAAGATTGACGATGCCTGTGGTAATTATTCATGGATTGACTATATGTCCTTGCCGTTTACTCAAAAT GTGATAAGTGAGACTCTTAGAATGGCAAATATTATCAATGCTGTTTGGAGAAAAGCTCTTAAAGACGTAGAAATCAAAG GATTTTTGATACCAAAAGGGTGGTGTATATTAGCTTCTTTTACATCAATTCACATGGACGAAGAGAATTATGAAAACCCATATGAATTTGATCCATGGAGATGGAATTGTAAAACAGGAATTGCATCagctaataacaataatagcatTTTTACACCCTTTGGTGGCGGCCAAAGGCTGTGTCCTGGTTTGGATCTATCCAGACTTGAACTATCAATCTTCCTTCATCATCTTGTAACCACTTACCG GTGGGTAGCTGAGAAAGATGAGATTGTTCATTTTCCAACTgtcaagatgaagaagaagctcCCAATTACAGTCACATCAATTAGTAATTCAAAAGGTTCAATTTGA
- the LOC107424558 gene encoding D-2-hydroxyglutarate dehydrogenase, mitochondrial isoform X3: MQNWGRTRRFLIYPAVNFLNNRRSNPIAANPVFNSAFGLANHRDSPLYSESEKSNLHTCFHSLRDKVVETGIRSAIRFQHRGFGSDATKIQRNPLFSTLNSEDISYFKGVLGEKNVIQDEERLLTANTDWMHKYRGSSKLLLQPRSTEEVVINVSLMNNIISFDKVSGILVCEAGCILENLITFLDTQGYIMPLDLGAKGSSQIGGNVSTNAGGLRLVRYGSLHGNVLGLEVVLANGDVLDMLGTLRKDNTGYDLKHLFIGSEGSLGIVTKVSILTPPKLSAVNVAFLACKDYFSCQKLLVEAKWKLGEILSAFEFLDNLAMDLVLNHLEGVRNPLPPSLHSFYVLIETTGSDEAYSKEKLEAFLLHAMGAGLITDGALAQDINQASSFWLIREGLPEALMKAGAVYKYDLSLPIENMYNLVEEMRIRLGESATVVAYGHLGDGNLHLNISTPQYEDKILAQIEPYVYEWTSKHRGSISAEHGLGLMKANEIFYSKPTNVVHLMGSIKKALDPKGILNPYKVLPHSLSSSS, encoded by the exons ATGCAGAACTGGGGAAGAACTCGTCGTTTTCTGATATATCCTGCAGTTAACTTCCTCAATAATCGTCGATCAAATCCTATCGCTGCTAATCCAGTTTTCAATTCTGCTTTCG GCTTAGCGAATCACCGAGATTCTCCACTGTATAGTGAAAGTGAAAAGTCGAATCTTCATACTTGCTTTCATTCCTTAAGAGATAAAGTGGTGGAAACAGGAATTAGGAGTGCAATCAGATTCCAGCACCGAGGCTTTGGTTCAGACGCCACGAAGATTCAGAGGAATCCTTTGTTTTCGACGTTGAATTCTGAGGATATAAGCTATTTCAAAGGTGTATTAGGCGAGAAAAATGTAATTCAGGATGAAGAGAGGCTGCTGACTGCAAATACTGATTGGATGCACAAGTATAGAGGCTCAAGTAAGCTTCTGCTGCAGCCTAGGAGCACCGAGGAg GTTGTTATCAATGTCAGTTTGATGAATAACATTATATCTTTCGACAAG GTTAGTGGTATACTGGTATGTGAAGCGGGGTGTATATTGGAAAACCTGATAACTTTCCTAGATACCCAAGG ATATATTATGCCACTGGACTTAGGTGCAAAAGGTAGCAGCCAGATTGGTGGAAATGTTTCAACTAATGCAGGCGGTCTGCGCCTTGTCCGCTATGGATCGCTTCATGGGAATGTACTTG GTCTTGAAGTTGTTTTAGCAAATGGTGATGTGCTTGACATGCTTGGTACTTTACGTAAAGATAATACTGGGTATGACTTAAAGCATTTAtttatag GAAGTGAAGGGTCCTTGGGAATTGTGACTAAGGTTTCCATACTTACCCCTCCAAAGCTATCTGCAGTTAATGTTGCTTTTTTGGCATGCAAAGACTATTTTAGCTGCCAG AAACTTCTTGTGGAAGCAAAGTGGAAACTTGGGGAGATTCTATCTGCTTTTGAGTTTTTGGACAACTTAGCAATGGATTTG GTTTTGAATCATTTGGAAGGTGTTCGGAATCCATTACCTCCTTCATTGCACAGCTTTTATGTCCTGATTGAAACTACAGGCAGCGATGAAGCTTATAGCAA AGAAAAGCTTGAAGCCTTCCTACTTCATGCAATGGGAGCTGGTTTGATAACTGATGGTGCACTAGCACAAGACATAAACCAAGCATCGTCATTTTGGCTGATACGTGAG GGTTTACCAGAAGCATTGATGAAAGCAGGGGCCGTTTATAAATACGATTTGTCATTGCCCATTGAAAACATGTACAATCTTGTTGAGGAAATGCGAATAAGACTTG GTGAATCAGCTACAGTAGTTGCTTATGGCCATCTTGGAGATGGTAATTTGCATCTTAATATTTCCACTCCACAGTATGAGGATAAG ATTTTGGCACAAATTGAACCTTATGTCTATGAATGGACATCTAAGCATCGTGGGAGTATTAGTGCAGAGCATGGCCTGGGGTTAATGAAAGCTAATGAAATTTTCTACAGCAAGCCAACTAATGTT GTGCATCTAATGGGTTCAATCAAAAAAGCTTTGGACCCTAAAGGAATACTCAATCCGTATAAAGTTCTTCCGCACTCCCTCAGTTCTTCCAGTTGA
- the LOC107424558 gene encoding D-2-hydroxyglutarate dehydrogenase, mitochondrial isoform X1 yields MQNWGRTRRFLIYPAVNFLNNRRSNPIAANPVFNSAFGLANHRDSPLYSESEKSNLHTCFHSLRDKVVETGIRSAIRFQHRGFGSDATKIQRNPLFSTLNSEDISYFKGVLGEKNVIQDEERLLTANTDWMHKYRGSSKLLLQPRSTEEVSQILKYCNSRSLAVVPQGGNTGLVGGSVPVFDEVVINVSLMNNIISFDKVSGILVCEAGCILENLITFLDTQGYIMPLDLGAKGSSQIGGNVSTNAGGLRLVRYGSLHGNVLGLEVVLANGDVLDMLGTLRKDNTGYDLKHLFIGSEGSLGIVTKVSILTPPKLSAVNVAFLACKDYFSCQKLLVEAKWKLGEILSAFEFLDNLAMDLVLNHLEGVRNPLPPSLHSFYVLIETTGSDEAYSKEKLEAFLLHAMGAGLITDGALAQDINQASSFWLIREGLPEALMKAGAVYKYDLSLPIENMYNLVEEMRIRLGESATVVAYGHLGDGNLHLNISTPQYEDKILAQIEPYVYEWTSKHRGSISAEHGLGLMKANEIFYSKPTNVVHLMGSIKKALDPKGILNPYKVLPHSLSSSS; encoded by the exons ATGCAGAACTGGGGAAGAACTCGTCGTTTTCTGATATATCCTGCAGTTAACTTCCTCAATAATCGTCGATCAAATCCTATCGCTGCTAATCCAGTTTTCAATTCTGCTTTCG GCTTAGCGAATCACCGAGATTCTCCACTGTATAGTGAAAGTGAAAAGTCGAATCTTCATACTTGCTTTCATTCCTTAAGAGATAAAGTGGTGGAAACAGGAATTAGGAGTGCAATCAGATTCCAGCACCGAGGCTTTGGTTCAGACGCCACGAAGATTCAGAGGAATCCTTTGTTTTCGACGTTGAATTCTGAGGATATAAGCTATTTCAAAGGTGTATTAGGCGAGAAAAATGTAATTCAGGATGAAGAGAGGCTGCTGACTGCAAATACTGATTGGATGCACAAGTATAGAGGCTCAAGTAAGCTTCTGCTGCAGCCTAGGAGCACCGAGGAg GTCTCTCAGATTCTTAAATACTGTAATTCCAGAAGCTTGGCAGTTGTACCTCAAGGTGGAAATACGGGTCTAGTAGGCGGAAGTGTTCCTGTTTTTGATGAA GTTGTTATCAATGTCAGTTTGATGAATAACATTATATCTTTCGACAAG GTTAGTGGTATACTGGTATGTGAAGCGGGGTGTATATTGGAAAACCTGATAACTTTCCTAGATACCCAAGG ATATATTATGCCACTGGACTTAGGTGCAAAAGGTAGCAGCCAGATTGGTGGAAATGTTTCAACTAATGCAGGCGGTCTGCGCCTTGTCCGCTATGGATCGCTTCATGGGAATGTACTTG GTCTTGAAGTTGTTTTAGCAAATGGTGATGTGCTTGACATGCTTGGTACTTTACGTAAAGATAATACTGGGTATGACTTAAAGCATTTAtttatag GAAGTGAAGGGTCCTTGGGAATTGTGACTAAGGTTTCCATACTTACCCCTCCAAAGCTATCTGCAGTTAATGTTGCTTTTTTGGCATGCAAAGACTATTTTAGCTGCCAG AAACTTCTTGTGGAAGCAAAGTGGAAACTTGGGGAGATTCTATCTGCTTTTGAGTTTTTGGACAACTTAGCAATGGATTTG GTTTTGAATCATTTGGAAGGTGTTCGGAATCCATTACCTCCTTCATTGCACAGCTTTTATGTCCTGATTGAAACTACAGGCAGCGATGAAGCTTATAGCAA AGAAAAGCTTGAAGCCTTCCTACTTCATGCAATGGGAGCTGGTTTGATAACTGATGGTGCACTAGCACAAGACATAAACCAAGCATCGTCATTTTGGCTGATACGTGAG GGTTTACCAGAAGCATTGATGAAAGCAGGGGCCGTTTATAAATACGATTTGTCATTGCCCATTGAAAACATGTACAATCTTGTTGAGGAAATGCGAATAAGACTTG GTGAATCAGCTACAGTAGTTGCTTATGGCCATCTTGGAGATGGTAATTTGCATCTTAATATTTCCACTCCACAGTATGAGGATAAG ATTTTGGCACAAATTGAACCTTATGTCTATGAATGGACATCTAAGCATCGTGGGAGTATTAGTGCAGAGCATGGCCTGGGGTTAATGAAAGCTAATGAAATTTTCTACAGCAAGCCAACTAATGTT GTGCATCTAATGGGTTCAATCAAAAAAGCTTTGGACCCTAAAGGAATACTCAATCCGTATAAAGTTCTTCCGCACTCCCTCAGTTCTTCCAGTTGA